One part of the Rhodococcus oxybenzonivorans genome encodes these proteins:
- a CDS encoding alpha/beta hydrolase — MRPFDDLRRSAPLRGLLVTVLLLSAWLALGPPPASAEPRITRVDVYSEAMGRWVSNDVISPASGAPAPTFYLLTGIGGGSDGISWFNNTRVRDFFADKHVNVVMPIGGQYSMYTDWAADDPVLGRNKWQTYLTQELPAAIDSRFSTTGSKAIGGVSMAGSAVLDLAAQVPGFYRAVGSYSGCAQTSGVLGQAMVRSMVELRGGGNAANMWGSPGDPAWARHDPMLSAERLRGTTLFVSTGNGMPGPVDNHDPLLAVPQTIGGSVVEMVTHVCAGAFESRLRQLGIPATFAYLPQGTHSWGLFETELRDSWPVIGSAIGA; from the coding sequence ATGCGACCGTTCGACGATCTGCGACGCTCGGCCCCTCTGCGTGGACTGTTGGTGACGGTCCTGCTGTTGTCGGCGTGGCTGGCGCTCGGACCGCCGCCCGCCTCGGCGGAGCCGCGGATCACCCGGGTCGACGTCTACTCGGAGGCGATGGGCCGCTGGGTTTCCAACGACGTCATCTCCCCCGCTTCCGGTGCGCCCGCGCCCACCTTCTACCTGCTCACCGGGATCGGCGGCGGGTCGGACGGCATCTCGTGGTTCAACAACACGCGGGTCCGGGACTTCTTCGCCGACAAGCATGTGAACGTCGTGATGCCGATCGGCGGCCAGTACAGCATGTACACCGACTGGGCCGCGGACGATCCGGTGCTCGGGCGTAACAAGTGGCAGACGTACCTCACCCAAGAGCTTCCCGCCGCAATCGACAGCCGGTTTTCGACAACAGGCTCGAAAGCCATCGGCGGAGTCTCGATGGCGGGCAGCGCGGTGCTCGACCTGGCGGCGCAGGTACCGGGGTTCTACCGTGCGGTGGGCTCGTACAGCGGGTGCGCACAGACCAGTGGCGTGCTCGGGCAGGCGATGGTGCGGTCGATGGTCGAACTGCGGGGCGGCGGTAACGCCGCCAACATGTGGGGTTCGCCCGGGGATCCCGCGTGGGCGCGGCACGATCCGATGCTGAGCGCCGAGCGCCTGCGCGGCACAACGTTGTTCGTGTCGACCGGCAACGGGATGCCGGGGCCCGTCGACAACCACGACCCACTACTGGCTGTGCCGCAGACGATCGGCGGCAGTGTCGTCGAGATGGTCACCCATGTGTGCGCCGGGGCCTTCGAATCACGGCTTCGACAGCTCGGAATCCCGGCCACGTTCGCCTACCTACCGCAGGGCACCCACTCCTGGGGCCTGTTCGAAACCGAGCTACGCGACTCCTGGCCCGTCATCGGCAGCGCTATCGGGGCATGA
- a CDS encoding YidH family protein has translation MTDNDRPDERFTLASERTFLAWMRSSLALLAGGLAMIHLVPEFSTGWVRTTLGLILIGLAAAAALVGLRRWSQVEKALRDGAPMPPPHELRLFAVTLTVVALGAGLASVVAVL, from the coding sequence ATGACGGACAACGACCGGCCCGACGAGCGATTCACACTCGCCAGTGAGCGGACGTTTCTGGCATGGATGCGGAGTTCGCTGGCCTTGCTCGCGGGTGGTCTCGCGATGATCCACCTGGTCCCCGAATTCAGCACCGGATGGGTGCGGACGACCCTCGGCCTGATTCTGATCGGTCTCGCCGCGGCAGCGGCCCTCGTCGGACTGCGACGGTGGTCTCAGGTCGAGAAGGCCCTGCGCGACGGCGCGCCGATGCCCCCGCCCCACGAGTTGAGGCTGTTTGCCGTAACTCTGACGGTGGTGGCGCTGGGAGCGGGGCTCGCCAGCGTCGTCGCCGTTCTCTAA
- the fgd gene encoding glucose-6-phosphate dehydrogenase (coenzyme-F420) yields the protein MAHELKLGYKASAEQFGPRELVELGVLAEAHGMDSATVSDHFQPWRHEGGHAPFSIAWMTAVGERTERLQLGTSVMTPTFRYNPAVVAQAFATMGCLYPGRVMLGVGTGEALNEIATGFAGQWPEFKERFARLRESVRLMRELWLGDRVDFEGEFFSTKGASIYDVPEDGIPVYIAAGGPVVARYAGRSGDGFICTSGKGMELYTEKLLPAVAEGAAKAERDVAEIDKMIEIKISYDTDPELALENTRFWAPLSLTAEQKHSIDDPIEMERAADALPIEQVAKRWIVASDPDEAVAQIKPYLDAGLNHLVFHAPGHDQKRFLELFERDLAPRLRG from the coding sequence GTGGCCCACGAGCTCAAGCTGGGATACAAGGCGTCGGCGGAGCAGTTCGGTCCGCGGGAGTTGGTGGAGCTGGGTGTGCTGGCGGAGGCGCACGGGATGGATTCGGCGACGGTGTCGGATCATTTCCAGCCGTGGCGGCACGAGGGTGGGCATGCTCCGTTCTCGATTGCGTGGATGACGGCGGTGGGGGAGCGGACGGAGCGGTTGCAGTTGGGGACGTCGGTGATGACGCCGACGTTTCGGTACAACCCGGCGGTGGTGGCGCAGGCGTTCGCGACGATGGGGTGTCTGTATCCGGGTCGGGTGATGCTCGGGGTGGGTACCGGTGAGGCGCTCAACGAGATCGCGACGGGTTTTGCGGGGCAGTGGCCCGAGTTCAAGGAGCGGTTCGCGCGCTTGCGGGAGTCGGTGCGGTTGATGCGGGAGCTGTGGCTCGGGGATCGGGTCGATTTCGAGGGCGAGTTTTTCTCCACGAAGGGGGCGTCGATTTACGACGTGCCCGAGGACGGGATCCCGGTGTATATCGCGGCGGGTGGTCCGGTGGTGGCCCGGTATGCCGGGCGCAGTGGGGACGGGTTCATTTGTACGTCGGGTAAGGGTATGGAGTTGTATACGGAGAAGTTGCTGCCGGCGGTGGCGGAGGGGGCGGCGAAGGCGGAGCGCGATGTCGCGGAGATCGACAAGATGATCGAGATCAAGATTTCGTATGACACCGATCCGGAGTTGGCGTTGGAGAACACCCGGTTCTGGGCGCCGTTGTCGTTGACGGCGGAGCAGAAGCATTCGATCGATGATCCGATCGAGATGGAGAGGGCGGCGGATGCGTTGCCGATCGAGCAGGTCGCGAAGCGGTGGATCGTGGCGTCGGATCCGGATGAGGCGGTGGCGCAGATCAAGCCGTACCTCGACGCCGGGTTGAATCATCTGGTGTTCCACGCGCCCGGACACGACCAGAAGCGGTTCCTGGAGCTCTTCGAGCGCGACCTCGCACCCCGGCTCCGCGGCTAG
- a CDS encoding AurF N-oxygenase family protein, which produces MTRSTLELRNPRITDRQDTGTRLLESSARMSYDPMVEVDWDAPVPDDLYGLTPEWSTLYGTPLWNEMTFEQQITLTKHEVSSIMGTGIWFEMILQQMVIRDMYAKDASQAHFQFALTEVADECRHSVMFARTAEKFGCPSYVPRRAVVNLGRGFKALASGEVAYAGILVAEEILDVMQRDWMKDTRVQPIVRVTSKIHVVEEARHMRFAREETLRRAAGTSKARRAASRGAIAIAANLIVSSMINPAVYAAAGLDTERALREAKNNSFRAAKVRESSQPLMRFLADADLLGGPSKRLYKRVHML; this is translated from the coding sequence ATGACCCGTTCTACGCTCGAGCTTCGCAACCCGAGGATCACCGACCGCCAGGACACGGGTACACGGCTCCTCGAATCCTCCGCGAGGATGTCGTACGACCCCATGGTCGAGGTCGACTGGGATGCACCGGTCCCTGACGACCTCTACGGCCTGACGCCGGAATGGTCCACGCTGTACGGAACCCCCCTGTGGAACGAAATGACGTTCGAGCAGCAGATCACGCTGACCAAGCACGAAGTGTCCTCGATCATGGGCACCGGCATCTGGTTCGAGATGATCCTGCAGCAGATGGTCATCCGGGACATGTATGCCAAGGATGCCTCGCAGGCGCACTTCCAGTTCGCGCTCACCGAGGTCGCCGACGAATGCCGGCACTCCGTGATGTTCGCTCGTACCGCCGAGAAGTTCGGCTGCCCGTCGTACGTGCCGCGCCGTGCCGTCGTCAACCTGGGTCGCGGATTCAAAGCTCTCGCGTCGGGAGAGGTCGCCTACGCCGGCATTCTGGTCGCCGAAGAAATCCTCGACGTCATGCAGCGCGACTGGATGAAGGACACCCGTGTTCAGCCGATCGTTCGGGTGACCAGCAAGATTCACGTGGTCGAGGAAGCCCGGCACATGCGTTTCGCTCGTGAGGAGACACTGCGCCGTGCGGCGGGTACCAGCAAGGCTCGCCGGGCGGCCAGCCGCGGCGCCATCGCGATTGCGGCGAACCTCATCGTGTCGAGCATGATCAATCCCGCGGTCTACGCCGCCGCCGGACTCGACACCGAGCGAGCGCTACGCGAGGCGAAGAACAACTCGTTCCGCGCCGCGAAAGTACGCGAAAGCTCGCAGCCACTGATGCGCTTCCTCGCCGACGCGGACCTGCTGGGCGGGCCGTCCAAGCGCCTGTACAAGCGGGTGCACATGCTCTGA
- a CDS encoding TetR/AcrR family transcriptional regulator has translation MARLAEVAEDAGVGVGTVYRRFASKDQLIEHLFAARLQDVVEISTAAEAMPDPRKGLVYFFTESTRTRRYG, from the coding sequence ATGGCCAGGCTCGCCGAGGTCGCGGAGGATGCCGGTGTCGGAGTCGGGACCGTCTACCGCCGATTTGCGAGCAAGGATCAACTAATCGAGCACCTGTTCGCTGCGCGCCTCCAGGACGTCGTCGAGATCTCGACCGCAGCCGAAGCGATGCCGGATCCGCGGAAAGGTCTCGTCTACTTCTTCACCGAGAGCACCCGCACAAGGCGTTACGGGTAG
- a CDS encoding nitroreductase/quinone reductase family protein yields MAESPFPDVRWGSENSFLREPAAAFAATRPGSWVIRKLAGVDRRLLQKSGGRFTVLGPIAAPVVLLTTTGRKSGKPRTSPLLHHREGDRIYVVGSNFGQEKHPAWSANLIAEPHATVTIGGKAIPVTATLLTEPERTRIYREFDAMVRVYGVYETRTDRNMRVFALTAT; encoded by the coding sequence ATGGCCGAATCACCCTTCCCCGACGTGCGGTGGGGCAGCGAAAACAGCTTCCTCCGTGAGCCTGCCGCGGCCTTCGCCGCTACCCGGCCGGGGTCGTGGGTGATTCGGAAGCTCGCCGGAGTGGACCGGCGTCTACTCCAGAAGAGCGGTGGACGTTTCACTGTTCTCGGCCCGATCGCCGCGCCGGTGGTGCTTCTCACCACGACGGGCCGCAAGTCCGGGAAGCCGAGGACCAGTCCACTGCTGCACCACCGCGAGGGTGACCGAATCTACGTGGTGGGCAGCAACTTCGGACAAGAGAAACACCCCGCCTGGTCCGCGAACCTCATCGCGGAGCCGCACGCGACGGTGACCATCGGGGGAAAGGCGATCCCGGTGACCGCCACTCTCCTCACCGAACCGGAACGAACCCGCATCTATCGCGAATTCGATGCGATGGTCCGGGTCTACGGCGTCTACGAGACCCGCACCGATCGCAACATGCGGGTGTTCGCACTGACTGCCACCTGA